Genomic segment of Arachis hypogaea cultivar Tifrunner chromosome 16, arahy.Tifrunner.gnm2.J5K5, whole genome shotgun sequence:
AAAATGGTTTAATTTGGGAACAAATTATTGCACCGCAAGAATATATTATTAAGGCATGGGGCTCTTAGCTTGTTGCATTAACTACAGCACCTTCATTGTAACTTCTGTTAAAACATTTTTGACACTCTAACAAAGTACAGTATTCAACTTTGGATTGATAGCATTTTGTAATTCTAAAAGGAACTGGAGGTTGTTCAGTATGCATATCTTTATCTCTAATTCCAAAATTTCTTTCATAAAGGTAGTCCTATTATTATACGCTTGTAGCCTTAGTCTTGATGTAATTTATGGACTAGTGCACAATAAGATGTTTTGACTAACGAATTGTTGAGAAAGAAGTTGTTTGTGGAAACTCTACACTTTCATATTAAAGATTCTCCTCATATGCATGTTCTTTAATTTCACGATAATCATTTGGATGGAATGGTTTTTCATGCATGATTACGGATACCTCTAGATCAGAGACAGATTACTCCGGCACTTCCAATGCATTTGGTAGAAGCATTTACTCCCAATGAGGGTGCATAATCTTTTCCTGGTGCATCTAAGAACCGTTAGTCACTTTTAACTCACGTTTTGATTTTATCATTCTAGCACTGAGTAACATTTATTTTTTACAGGTATGTATATGAAGAATATCCCGCTGTCATCAAATAGCATGGGCAGTCAGAATCATATAACCTTCAAGTTTATTGACAGCTTACTCCCGCACTTCAAATTTATAACCTTCAAATTTATTGCTTAGTTTCATGAATTGTGAATTTTGGATTGTAGTCAATTATCTTCAGATCATataacaaataattatttatttcatttttatttttgtaatcttgATTAAAAGTTGGTCTTCTTTACTAAAGGTAGGGGCTAAGTTTAGATTAGGGTGTGCCAGAGCGAATCTAAATCTTACCTGATTTTAAGTAGTTATGGAATTAATGATACATTCAAGCAAGGTTTGAACAGAAGACACATTCATTAAAGACACATCTAACAGCACATCTAttaaaaacacatattaaagACACACCGCTGTTTGCGAAAATCATTTAGTCAGAAGACACGTTCATTAAAGACACATccaaataaattttaaacaaaagatACATCTAACGAAAGACATATCCAAATATTAATCGGTTAAAATAAAACAAgtgtttaacaaaaataaaaagatatcatCTGAAGAAGCACTCCTTAACATATCAAGAAATTTAGATACCTATGTTGTTTTCATTTCTAACAACTTCTCTTTGTATGCTAATTAATCAAACAAAGCATCTTAAGAAcctataaaagaataatttaactaaaaataatgGTTCCAGCAAACTAGCTAGTACCGTTTCTGCCTAAATGAATTCAAAGGACACAAAGAAATGTAGTGACATTCTACTTCTTGTTCCGAAGAACATATAAGTTGGCTTTCGACAAGTTTTTTGAGCATCTCATCATTTGTAAGGTCAGTTGAGGCAAGGGTCTTATCAAGTTTTTCTCTATACTGTacaatcttttatttcttttccatcTATGCATCTCCCTAAAAATTGGAACAAGCCTTTTTTTAGGGATTTATGTCAAACACCATGTGATCATCTGTTTACAAGTTCCTACTTTGCTCCTAAATCAACATCAGAAGAAATTCACCATAGTTATAAACAAATACTAGTTATTCATGAATAATTCAACATCTCATCACAgtaaattagtttttagtaaTGATGGATTTTTGGTAAATTCGATTCTATAGTGTTTCCATTGTAGCATATAACCAATAAAAAGCCAATAAACTCATCATagcatataactaataaaaatagtaaaGTTACACTAAACATATATATAACCAAGTAACAAATACATAGTgtcaaatgaaaattaaataaaattacatgACATGAAAGTCTAAAATCAAAATTTGGCCTTAAAATCAATATACACCATTATATTCCCATTAAGATAAGCATGAACTAAAGGAGCTCAATGAacggtaataaaaaaaattacaaaaaaattatatcaaactaCTCCAGAATCCAACAATTAAAATCAACGAAAAATTCCTTAATCCAACAGAATTCATAAGAGCATCACATAAAAACCACGAATACCAAGAACTTAAACCCTGAAACAAAGTCAAAACATTTAGTATTActtaaaattctaacaatatactAACCAATTGGAGAACACCGAGATGATTGCAGAGAGCGGCTTGCGACGGTCAGCGGCGGGATGCGGCGGGGCGTCGTGGACATAGAGGCGGTTGTTGTTGCGGTCTGGAGGAGGCAATGCGTCGTCTACGCCTTCAGATGAGAAGGACTCCTGTGGCGACGTCAACCTCTATGAGAACCAGCATCGGCGGCGCTTTGGCGGCGTCGACCTTCGTGAGAAGCAATAGCGGTGGGGTTGTGTTATGGTGTTGAAGACGACGGCGTCCTCACGGGTGGGAAGAGCAACTCGGGCTGCGCAGGTGGTAGGCGGAGGCGGTGCTGAAGGGACCCATCGACGGCGGCAGAGACGGCGGGTGAAGGAGGCTGAGCAGTAAAACTAGTGCCGTTGATGGAGGTGAGAAGAAGAACATGAGTGGTAGTGAAAAGGTTAAagctaaattttaaattaggatcaaaaagggaaaaagaaattattttttttagatctcGAGATCCAGTTGACTGAATCCTGTTGGTTATCTAATGGAGTTCTAACAAAAATCACTTGTCTAACTCTAACTATGCCAATGGACGTCACCTCTTCGCGTGATGATGTTTTTCCCTATCATCACCATAGCATTGCCCTTGTTTTGCATTATCTTATTTGTAACTTTTTTCGGAACTCGTATTCTCTGCTTCATTTTCTTGAATATCAAACACTAACCAACAGTCTAAAAAGATCATTGATTCTTAgaagattttttttatcttataattttGCATTTCTCTTATATATCGTCGATTCTTTGGTTCTCATGACATTGTACTGCGTTTATGAAAGTGTGAATGATAATATTACTTATAATATATATGGATCCGAAAactagagaaaaagaaaagaaaaacaaatggtAAGAGTCATTGACGGTGAAGCACTATCTCATGGTTGAATAGTTGTGGAATAATGATGCTCTCTTCCTCATCATCCTCGTCATTATTTTCCTGTGACAACCGAAGAGGCTCAAAGCTGTGTGGCGGTGATGATGGTGCCGCCTCCATTGCAAGCTCGAAACCTgaatggttattattattattattgaaggtGTTCATGTTCACAAGGTTATTATTGGTTGAAGCAGATGAATTATTGTTGGAGTATGTTGGTTGTTGTAATAAAGATACATTGATCATGTTTGGCTGATTATTatcacgatgatgatgatgatgatgctgttgTGTGCACTGATGAAGAACATTTGCATATGCAAACCTAGAATTTATCAGCTGATTTTGCACCATAGAAAGCTCCCCTTGCAATGATGCCACCTGAAAATGAGTCTTAGGGCGTTTGTTTGTTACATATTTATAGtgtattcaataaaaataaaataaaaagataagatgtttaaataatttttggttttcaaaaaatattaattatattttctgattttgatttttataattttttattaattttggtctaataaaattttaaaagttttaattttagtcATCATTGCAATTATTTCGTTTCATTATTTTCAGaacaatattttaatttatcccattattattt
This window contains:
- the LOC112758952 gene encoding LOB domain-containing protein 20-like, whose translation is MAVAAAATVPPCGACKFLRRKCISGCIFAPHFGSDQGAARFAAVHKVFGASNVSKLLLHIPVNRRHEAVVTISYEAQARLSDPVYGCVSTILALQQQVASLQGELSMVQNQLINSRFAYANVLHQCTQQHHHHHHRDNNQPNMINVSLLQQPTYSNNNSSASTNNNLVNMNTFNNNNNNHSGFELAMEAAPSSPPHSFEPLRLSQENNDEDDEEESIIIPQLFNHEIVLHRQ